ATCTTAAGGTCCCCTCGATTTAGGttctaattttagtttcatttcgattttgattttgataaaatgcaatgattgaattttaaattttaattttttaaaagaaaaaaaaatccatctTACCTTGAAATTCAACCAAACCAAATCGATCGATTGTATTCTAATTTAAGGTGGATTTTGATTATTTTGGTTTTAGTTCAATTCCGATTCACAGTTGGCGTAATTCGATTTCAATTCCAAATGACCGTAGTCGAGTCAGATTGATTGATATACATGGTTTGCATTGACTAGCTTGATGAACTGTTGCGCCCGTTCATCATCGCGTGAGTGTCGAGTCAGTGAAATTCTTTAGGGCTTGAAGGATCCTTGAATAGTTGGACTAACTTATATTTGATCATCTGAATAGCTACTTGATTAAACTTTTTTACATATTGCCGAGCCTCTCtctctcaatatatatatattttttgatttattgactaaaaaaatttaaacatttatattgattgtttattttattgaaatcttttaattttagataattaaattaaattttttataattaaataaattttattttattattaaattcaaaatcAGAGATTTTGATTTTGGTCGCCTAAGATGTCaagtcataaatttaaaattttttaatgcgATCCATCTCTTTCTGTCTTCTCCCGCGCAGAGCTCTCCTAACACATATACAGAAGTGAGTATTCAATTCTAAAACAAAGCTTAGGATACATTAAAAACAAACAATATTTGTAAGCTAATAATGTGAACAGGAAAAAGCAAAAGAAGTCAATAAGCATATACAAATATGACTATAGTGTTAGGTAAAAACATGAATTACCAAATTCCATAAAGCCAATTAATAGAATCAAATCATAGGGAACCAAAACCTATCTACACTCAGTCCACAATAtagcaatttaaaaaaaatgacatAATTGACACAACTCTCAAATCATGGTAAATAAGCAACACCTAGTAAAGGAAACCCAAAAATTAGAATTGACTACTCACTTAAAGCTTCTGAAGAGGTATTAGATGAGCTCGGCACAGGAGAAGACAAAGAGAGAGATATGAATGAcattgaaaaaatttaaaattgtgaCATGTCAAGCCACTTATTATTTGAAGTGTCAAAATCTAaaattctcaattttaattttgatagatggataaaatttcttcaattgtaaaaaattttaatttaattatctaaaattaaaagttttaaataaaataagCCATCAAAgcaaatatttgaatttttttgccaataattttttttttttcactgggATGCTTATAATCAAGCTTGCATGAGGTCATTAACCTTAGTTTGAGAACTTGGTACCACTCTCAAGGCATCTTTTTAAGTGTCTGTTTAGTATTAAATTTAAAGGTTCAAAActgtttttttaaataaaaacacCATTTTAGATGCCGTTGGAAAAaacaatttgaaaaaaaattattttattattttagtgttcttatgactaaaatttatccaatttaattttaaattattatttaatactaTCTAACTAGTATAtctgaaaaaaataatttttttaacatcAATCGTAACAAATACCAAATAAGTCCTAAGTGACGTGGAAAAAACCCTCGTAAAATATTGAAACTTCATTAGTAAAGGTTGATTGTCGCGTAACTGTggatttatattttgaatttctTTGGAAAGGATTTTAGGAGTATGCTATTAAATAAAGGGGATCGTTACTAAGTCCAAGGTCCAATCTCGatatttttctctatttttttcataatttcttgGATATTTCCATCGAAATTCTCTTTAACAAGGAAAACTCCTTCAATGCTTCTAGTTTTCGTAGTTTGGAGGCTAGTAGAGAAATAGTCTGGATCTTTATAGCAGGATCCTGATTAGCTTGTAAACATGTGATGTACTTGTGATTCATGACAATAGGGGTGTGCGCGTTTGGTTGAATTCTTTTCTTGTTAAAAACAAGAATTGAACTGAACACCGAAATTTTCTATTCTAGTTAGGTTTTTCAATGTATTGGTTTAGGttcgatttaattttttaatattttaattaggtctttaattataattatttattttattagtttaaaTTATATTGTatgaatataaaataatttatgactATCAATTAAGATCTTTTGCTTACACTGCAAGTCGAAttcataataattgaattaaaatactaACATTTGCTTGTAAATAATCACATCTTTACCATTAGAATAACAAACTAAttataatcaaatttaatttttttttaatttaaatttattaatatgtaATTATTAATACACAAATAAAGGGAATGTAAGGTATTTTTGAACATATCTTTTAATTTATTCATgcataacttaattaattttaataaaattaattgtgcatatatatatatatgaattcaattctaaatttgattaaaaattattaaattggaATTGAAACAAAATAGTATTATAACTCCAGTTCAATTCTTATaatgtcattttttttttgttttattttgatttgatttagtTTTTCAGCTCAGTTTAGAGTACCCGAGCACAACTATACAAAACGGTATTCTGATTGGGGCTGAGATTGCTGCTATGGCCAGATGACAAATCATCAGTCCGAGCATCTTGCTGAACTTGTGTGTTGCTACCAGTGTCATAGACGATGGGCTAGGTAATCGTTGGCGTGCTGATTTTGCCTGTATTTTAAGGAAAGAACCCCATCTTCATTGTGAGGATTATTTGATGCATGTACGAATGTTTTAATGTTATGATTATCCATGATTTGAATTTGTGTAAGGTTTAAGCTTGCAACatggaaatcataaatttatgctAAAAGTCATTTTGTTATGCCTTGTttgtattttaaatataataaaaaaataatttaaaaaataaattaattattttaaaattttataattaaaatttattaaatttaatttttctaattttaatttttaatgataaaagatctattttattttatcaattttttaaaactttaggaaaattataagaaaaaaaaagaaaaatatcttTTAGCAAAAAATAAGCTTTTTAAAATGAAATGTATTCCAAtcgatattattaaaaaaaaaaaaggtacacTTGGTTTGTTTGAAATGAAACGACACATTTCAGAAACTTTGCTTACATTCACAGATTGGGACCCGTTAATTAAGCCAAAATGTCTCCAACGTGGCACTTCTCTCCAGTCGGTGGAATCAGATGATAAACGGCGAAGACTTCCTGTCCAACGTCAGCTTCCGAATCACCACCACGGCTTCCACTCGGCAACTCCACTACTCCAAAACCCTGACTCACCAACTCGTTCAAACACTCACCGGTCCAAGGTCTCACTTCACTCGCCGCCCAAACTCTACTCCTTTCCCCGCACACTCTCTTCAATGTACTTCCCAGCGCCCCCATTTGCTCTGGATCGAAAAACACGTCGCTCATCAAAACGACGTCGAACTCCCCCAAATCTCCTATTTGACTCAATGACTCGTCCGACCCCCAAACCAGCTCCCTCACCTCCACCTGGTTACCCAACTCGTTTGCCTCAACGTTCCTTAGCAAGCTGGGAAGTAAAGGAGCGACGTCGGTGAGGACAACTAGGCGAGCGCCAAGGCGAGCGGCCGTCAAGCCCGGAAGGCAGGTGCCGGCGCCCAGCACAAGGACGGACTTGCCGCGGAAGTCTAGCGGAGAAGTAGCGAGCCACTGTGAGAGCACCAAGGCGGAGTCCCAGAGCCATGACCCGGTTAATGGGCGACCAGTGCTGGAGTCGCACAGGTCGTCGAGTTCGTGTATAGTTAACCTCTGGCCGGCCACTTCAATTTCTCTTATGCCCATAGTCAACTGGGTCTCCACTCTCCAGACAAGGTTTTTTGGCCTACATGATTTTCTTTCGTTTTGCATTATATAAAGACAAgtattttggatatattttttaataaagttGATGCTGTTTTAAGctttttaaatttcaaaaattttagccACATTTATTTTAACTAGTTTTGCAGGCatcttcatttattttatttattttttaaagtagAGAGTCGGGCAAGTTGGGAGTGGAACCCTATTTTGATAAATAATGTCTTAACTATAGAACTaaacttatttttaattcataatttttttatttaaatttattgtaACTGTACTTCATTTATATAGATGTTACTATTCTATATTTTCATCACAAATAAGCTTTTATGAAAAAGATTGATGGTTTTATACATACTACTTGTTTCCGCATGATCATGACaaggaaaatatagaaaaatcatGAAAATTATAACGGAATTATATATAAAACAGAATTCATGTATAATagttaagaaaaatatattaatatatttttaataactcACCAAATTTAATTCTTTAGTTGTCATACTAAATTATAATGTGTATTTTGAATAATTACATTATTCACctgtttatataattataattataattatagataatatataatttattctaaataAAATAAGTTCTAAACcctgtttgatttaattttatgataaaatttattttatttgtaaataaattttatgatagaattttatttacaaataaaatttcttttgtttagtatattttatattaaatatggaatttattttaaattaaataaattttatgtttgaaataaaataaaataaaataaaataaaatgatatataataaaataataattttgtcaCTTGAAATATATGTGATTTTAAGTttaaaattcatttgtaaattttatcaatttgatttagttataataatttttctggaattaattattaaaaattttaaattaattttcatttaaaccaaatattaaaattctaaaattttagatttgcaaatgaattttataaaattttgtgaaatttattttatatcaaaCACTGTTTTAATTTATGAGTTTTCAAAAGCATCAAATTACTAGGTACTAATATATAAATTAGGGAAAATTACTCAGAGAGtaatcaaaaaaataaaattactaaaaGGGAGTTACCTTAGACTTATTTACCAAAAGAGGGTGGGAAGTGCTGAGTTGACGGAGAGAGATAGATAGACTATAGTATGAGTAGCGACTTGGTAGTAAAAAGGACAAAAAAATTTTATGAGgactgaaatgaaaaaaaaataaaaaatgaaattgtcAGCTGGTTTCTACTTATAGCAGCGACTATCTACCACTCTGACACATGAATATTctattattatttgaaaaatgcaaaaaaaaaaaaagtgactaGGCTAGTAGCTTGGTACAGTTGACACTTCCATCAGCTGGGCGCTACCTATGGTAGCACCAAGCTAATGGGTCCCATCAACTGGGTGTTACTTTGGGTAGCAGCTAGCTGCCCTTGTCTTTCTCCCCTAGTCCTTTTATGAATAtgttctctccctctctctttcatttttctttacttttctctTTTAGTGTTCTCTCCCTCTCCTCAACGTTCTCTTTCTGTTGTTGAAggtattttttttttgtagttaTATTTAGTGATAAATTTAATGCTAAAACAATAATATTGTAgtagtaaaatatttttaaagtttaa
The Hevea brasiliensis isolate MT/VB/25A 57/8 chromosome 18, ASM3005281v1, whole genome shotgun sequence genome window above contains:
- the LOC110667213 gene encoding uncharacterized protein LOC110667213 — protein: MQNERKSCRPKNLVWRVETQLTMGIREIEVAGQRLTIHELDDLCDSSTGRPLTGSWLWDSALVLSQWLATSPLDFRGKSVLVLGAGTCLPGLTAARLGARLVVLTDVAPLLPSLLRNVEANELGNQVEVRELVWGSDESLSQIGDLGEFDVVLMSDVFFDPEQMGALGSTLKRVCGERSRVWAASEVRPWTGECLNELVSQGFGVVELPSGSRGGDSEADVGQEVFAVYHLIPPTGEKCHVGDILA